From Paenibacillus physcomitrellae, the proteins below share one genomic window:
- a CDS encoding serine hydrolase domain-containing protein, with protein sequence MDLTQLSSAIAPVNLRSCLIQQQGKLIFEHYRRPQTFRETAKINSCTKSILSSLLCIAMDQGLLPALSTPASAFFPQLASAEDSRKQKITLEHLLTMTAGFSWTEFGGKNSFPHMTRTPDWIAYVLDQPLADEPGTRMEYNSGVSQMLSHILVQVSGMSTADFAEKYLFGPLGINHYEWETDPQGVHTGGFGLKLRPADLMKFGQLYLDKGRWQGEPLISSPLLERSVQPAIAVNDPWRGYYCWHWWADTYPGDDLSDPAASFEYFYARGFGGQFVHVIPKLDMVVVLTHDNRKNSKYPDVFRAFIAPLLIGEPVSDIR encoded by the coding sequence ATGGACCTTACTCAGCTATCTTCGGCGATCGCCCCCGTGAATTTAAGAAGCTGTCTGATTCAACAACAAGGTAAGCTGATCTTCGAGCATTATAGAAGACCTCAAACCTTTCGGGAAACGGCCAAAATTAATTCCTGCACCAAAAGCATTCTCTCCTCCCTGCTCTGCATCGCCATGGATCAGGGGCTGCTGCCTGCGCTGTCCACGCCGGCCTCCGCTTTCTTCCCGCAGCTGGCCTCAGCAGAAGACTCCCGCAAGCAGAAGATCACGCTGGAGCATCTGCTGACGATGACAGCCGGCTTCAGCTGGACAGAATTCGGCGGCAAAAATTCCTTTCCTCACATGACCCGCACTCCTGACTGGATTGCCTATGTGCTGGACCAGCCCTTGGCAGATGAGCCCGGTACAAGAATGGAATATAATTCGGGTGTCTCCCAAATGCTGTCGCATATACTGGTGCAGGTTTCAGGAATGTCCACGGCAGATTTTGCGGAAAAATATTTGTTTGGTCCGCTGGGCATCAATCATTACGAATGGGAAACCGATCCTCAGGGCGTCCACACCGGCGGATTCGGCTTAAAGCTTCGTCCGGCAGATTTAATGAAATTCGGCCAGCTATACCTGGACAAGGGACGGTGGCAGGGCGAACCTTTGATCTCAAGCCCGCTTCTGGAGCGGTCCGTCCAGCCGGCTATCGCTGTCAACGATCCCTGGCGGGGGTATTACTGCTGGCACTGGTGGGCGGATACTTACCCCGGTGACGACCTGTCTGACCCGGCCGCTTCCTTCGAGTATTTCTATGCGCGTGGATTTGGCGGTCAGTTTGTACATGTCATTCCTAAGCTGGATATGGTTGTCGTGCTCACCCACGACAATCGGAAGAACAGCAAATACCCGGATGTATTCCGGGCATTTATCGCACCGCTGCTCATTGGAGAACCGGTTTCCGACATACGATAA
- a CDS encoding metallophosphoesterase: protein MKGKRIYKLLRIAAACFILAVGLHIPGHEAGAQAEDPFDFSMVWMSDTQYYSESYPEIYNAMVNWTVLHQEEQKIKYVVHTGDIVNHWAEGTQWEKADLAMQVLEQGKIPYGVLAGNHDVSDSGKNDVNYRKWFGASRFKKSPVYGRSYENNHGHYDLITEGNMKFVVVYMGWGIGQRELAWMNKVLSKYSDHKAILAFHEYLLADGQRSQVAEQVYNKVVIPNRNVFAVLCGHYHSSQLKVDELDDNQDGHKDRKVYQILADYQEASKGGEGFMRLLQFDLKHQKMHVRTYSPYLDRYNYYSPEKYPQKDEFVVDLT from the coding sequence ATGAAAGGGAAACGCATCTACAAGCTTCTTAGAATCGCTGCTGCTTGCTTCATTCTGGCTGTCGGTCTCCATATTCCAGGACATGAGGCCGGGGCACAAGCAGAGGATCCGTTTGATTTCTCGATGGTCTGGATGTCGGATACGCAGTATTATTCGGAAAGTTATCCTGAAATTTATAACGCGATGGTCAATTGGACAGTCCTGCATCAGGAGGAGCAGAAGATCAAATACGTCGTCCATACGGGGGATATTGTGAACCATTGGGCAGAAGGCACGCAGTGGGAGAAGGCCGATTTGGCGATGCAGGTGCTGGAGCAGGGCAAAATTCCATACGGGGTTCTGGCGGGCAATCATGATGTGAGCGATTCCGGGAAAAATGATGTCAATTACCGCAAATGGTTTGGTGCGAGCCGCTTCAAGAAAAGCCCCGTTTATGGCCGTTCTTATGAGAACAACCACGGACATTATGATCTGATTACGGAAGGGAACATGAAATTTGTAGTCGTTTATATGGGCTGGGGAATAGGGCAGCGGGAGCTGGCATGGATGAACAAAGTGTTGTCTAAATATTCGGACCATAAAGCCATTCTGGCATTTCATGAGTACCTGCTGGCAGATGGTCAGCGTTCTCAAGTGGCGGAGCAAGTTTACAACAAAGTGGTAATTCCAAACCGCAACGTCTTTGCTGTGCTTTGCGGTCATTACCACAGCTCCCAGCTGAAAGTAGATGAACTGGATGATAATCAGGACGGCCACAAGGACCGGAAGGTATATCAGATTCTGGCGGATTACCAGGAGGCCAGCAAAGGTGGAGAGGGTTTTATGAGACTGCTTCAGTTTGATCTTAAACACCAGAAGATGCATGTTCGGACCTATTCCCCTTATCTGGATCGGTACAATTACTATTCTCCTGAGAAATATCCTCAGAAAGACGAGTTTGTCGTTGATCTTACCTAG
- the trxA gene encoding thioredoxin: MIQHVTDETFEAEVNGHSGTVLVDFWAPWCGPCKAMSPILDEFDTEMGDAVKVVKVNVDENPASAAKFGIMSIPTIVRIKDGVPVHQVTGLQSKEQLKKWINS; this comes from the coding sequence ATGATCCAACATGTAACAGATGAAACCTTTGAAGCGGAAGTAAACGGGCACTCTGGCACCGTTCTTGTAGATTTCTGGGCTCCATGGTGCGGGCCATGCAAAGCGATGTCTCCGATTCTGGATGAATTTGATACCGAGATGGGGGATGCAGTGAAGGTAGTCAAAGTCAATGTGGATGAAAATCCTGCTTCTGCAGCAAAATTCGGTATCATGAGCATCCCAACAATTGTCCGCATTAAAGACGGGGTTCCCGTTCATCAGGTGACAGGACTCCAATCCAAAGAACAGCTCAAAAAATGGATTAACAGCTAA
- a CDS encoding MarR family winged helix-turn-helix transcriptional regulator gives MEEVKLKDHLCFSLYSCSRAISRMYRPLMEKLGITYPQYLVLMVLWEQGESSVKELGESLDLDTGTLTPLLKRMEANELIKRERLKQDERVVMIKLTDKGEALKQDAMCIPESFLSASSMDMNQLQELNETIKKLSVQVNHYSSH, from the coding sequence TTGGAGGAAGTTAAACTTAAGGATCATTTGTGCTTCTCATTATATTCGTGCTCCCGTGCCATTTCGCGGATGTATCGGCCCCTGATGGAGAAGCTCGGAATTACGTATCCTCAGTATTTGGTGTTGATGGTATTGTGGGAGCAAGGTGAATCCTCGGTGAAAGAACTTGGCGAATCGCTGGATCTCGATACCGGAACATTAACACCATTGCTTAAACGGATGGAAGCTAACGAACTGATCAAACGGGAACGCTTGAAACAGGACGAACGTGTCGTCATGATTAAGCTGACGGATAAAGGCGAGGCTTTAAAGCAGGATGCGATGTGTATTCCGGAATCTTTCTTGTCAGCCAGTTCCATGGATATGAATCAGCTCCAGGAATTGAATGAAACGATCAAGAAATTGTCAGTACAGGTGAACCATTATAGCAGTCATTAA
- a CDS encoding spore germination protein: MTDFRERLEARFKNDHDFMCLTTVYLGPLPVTLAGYSSLIHFPDTLKLLTLQTQHLTEPGEEALRFLSSLGTSIQGQNAEQEAAKAIIRGSMILFHEPSGICINIQAVVPQMLSRPIESPSTENVLRGTISSFNEDLDNNIGLIRKQLMDEDLQIKSYLCGKQKSTRLEVVYLGNAVQVEFLNRLLKQIEAKQDTDTTNIRQLGIMLGFRKWEFTTKFHSTELPQSTAAALKNGKVVLLLDRFPFALILPSLLADMYVMEDDNNFPYPFTLFLRMIRIAGIIITLLIPGLYVALVSVNPEVLRIELALSIAKSRVDVPYPALIETLLLLIILELILEASVRLPKSIGPTLTMVGGIILGEAIVSAKLVSNLLIIILAATTIACSTVVGYQNSLTLRLMKYAVLFLCSFFGVMGLVAGLVIICTYIAQNETFGIPYFQLKTPKDENSG, encoded by the coding sequence ATGACGGATTTTAGAGAAAGGTTGGAAGCCCGTTTTAAAAATGACCATGACTTTATGTGTTTAACCACTGTCTATCTTGGCCCGCTGCCTGTAACCCTGGCCGGATATTCTTCTCTAATCCACTTCCCCGATACCCTGAAGCTGTTGACTTTGCAGACTCAGCATTTGACTGAACCGGGCGAGGAAGCGCTTCGGTTCCTCTCTAGTCTCGGAACTTCCATACAGGGGCAGAATGCCGAGCAGGAAGCCGCTAAAGCGATAATCCGGGGCTCGATGATCCTCTTTCATGAACCCTCAGGGATATGCATCAACATTCAAGCTGTGGTTCCGCAAATGCTCAGCCGTCCGATTGAATCCCCTTCCACAGAAAATGTGCTCCGGGGCACGATCAGCTCTTTTAATGAAGATCTGGATAACAATATCGGACTCATCCGCAAGCAGCTGATGGATGAAGATTTGCAGATCAAATCTTACCTGTGCGGCAAACAAAAGTCGACAAGGCTTGAAGTTGTATATCTCGGCAATGCCGTTCAAGTTGAGTTTTTGAATCGTTTGTTAAAGCAAATTGAAGCAAAACAGGATACTGACACAACTAACATCAGGCAGTTAGGGATTATGCTGGGCTTTCGTAAATGGGAGTTTACAACAAAATTCCATTCAACAGAGCTTCCGCAAAGTACAGCCGCTGCTCTTAAGAATGGAAAAGTGGTCCTCTTGCTGGATCGTTTTCCATTCGCACTCATTCTTCCCAGCCTCCTAGCTGACATGTATGTGATGGAGGACGATAATAATTTTCCGTATCCGTTTACATTGTTCCTGCGGATGATTCGTATTGCCGGCATTATAATTACACTCTTGATTCCTGGTCTTTATGTAGCACTTGTTTCGGTTAACCCGGAGGTCCTCCGGATCGAGCTGGCTTTATCCATAGCCAAAAGCCGGGTGGATGTCCCCTACCCTGCCCTTATCGAAACGCTGCTGCTGCTCATTATTCTGGAGCTTATCCTGGAAGCAAGCGTACGGCTCCCCAAAAGCATTGGACCTACTCTTACGATGGTCGGAGGGATTATTTTGGGAGAGGCCATCGTCTCGGCCAAACTCGTGAGTAACTTGCTGATTATTATTCTGGCCGCTACAACCATTGCCTGCTCTACGGTTGTCGGGTATCAGAATTCCCTCACTTTACGGCTTATGAAATATGCGGTTTTGTTCCTGTGTTCCTTTTTCGGTGTCATGGGGCTTGTAGCCGGGCTGGTGATCATCTGCACCTATATAGCCCAAAACGAAACATTTGGAATTCCTTATTTTCAATTAAAAACTCCAAAGGATGAGAACAGTGGATAA
- a CDS encoding GerAB/ArcD/ProY family transporter — translation MDKSFPVVVMYILTHLALIFFMYPTYIVSATSSGHWLPVLFGYLIHLIVLVAYLTGLGYFNNQDIVEILTSNKIAAILLLLPVIIYLILLAIVTTRAISEIITIVYLSKTPTWVIMCLFLVIAGYMANSGLKALLRIGILLGLIFIPIILMVLIGSFQNIDWRYIFPLVSKEMWSFSFLSSESFHKSGFAFTGAFVFFGFIPKQFSLKRKHILLSSLFLFPIFLAAVYVPVLTFGEATAAQFQYPFITSLDTVESNWMIFDRITVFFLQSLIAFVMLYIGLVMWEAVTILKRTVIKVKHGYILIALVLFVFAVCLQITDWADVEKIFYWNTLLRSYIIIVLPATLLLLGIYRKRKYAQQKG, via the coding sequence GTGGATAAAAGCTTTCCTGTAGTTGTGATGTACATTTTGACCCATTTGGCGTTGATCTTTTTCATGTATCCCACCTATATTGTCAGTGCCACCTCTTCTGGTCACTGGCTGCCTGTCCTCTTCGGCTATCTCATCCATCTCATTGTGCTTGTAGCCTATCTGACAGGACTCGGTTATTTCAATAACCAAGATATTGTTGAAATCCTTACGTCCAATAAAATTGCAGCTATTCTGCTCCTGCTTCCCGTAATCATATATCTGATCCTTCTGGCCATCGTCACCACACGGGCCATCTCGGAAATTATTACGATTGTTTATTTGTCCAAAACTCCGACATGGGTGATCATGTGTTTATTTTTAGTTATAGCGGGATATATGGCTAATTCGGGTCTAAAAGCTTTGCTTCGAATCGGGATATTGCTGGGCCTCATTTTTATACCCATTATATTGATGGTATTGATCGGTTCATTTCAAAACATAGACTGGCGGTATATCTTTCCTTTAGTCAGTAAAGAGATGTGGTCCTTTTCTTTTCTCAGTAGCGAATCATTCCATAAAAGCGGCTTCGCCTTCACCGGGGCCTTTGTATTCTTCGGATTCATCCCCAAACAATTTTCATTGAAACGCAAGCATATTTTATTATCAAGTCTATTTCTGTTTCCTATCTTTCTGGCAGCCGTTTACGTACCGGTTCTAACCTTCGGGGAGGCCACAGCTGCCCAGTTTCAATACCCCTTTATAACGAGTCTGGATACGGTAGAAAGCAATTGGATGATATTTGACAGGATCACGGTCTTTTTCCTGCAGAGCTTGATCGCATTCGTCATGCTGTATATCGGACTTGTGATGTGGGAAGCGGTAACAATCCTTAAACGAACAGTTATTAAAGTGAAGCACGGGTATATCTTGATCGCTCTGGTTCTCTTCGTATTCGCGGTCTGTCTGCAAATTACGGATTGGGCCGATGTAGAGAAAATCTTTTATTGGAACACACTCTTACGAAGCTATATCATCATCGTCCTTCCGGCTACGCTCCTATTGCTTGGAATATACCGGAAGAGAAAGTATGCCCAGCAGAAAGGATGA
- a CDS encoding Ger(x)C family spore germination protein, with translation MPQLQPIVLWRTAVMLASLLLLAGCWDNKDINHRSLPIVMGVSMENNQFNVYLDIPTISAEGGGMKVVKGTGNTISEIIDDLSADIESQVDLLHLKIIVVDKKYAQKGLKDSIYTFMRSRDISAKTILIVSNEDLDTFFKDLNDFSQDEEITLYNYFQKNAGWNPQITDTRIWQVFRSINSYTHDVVAPLVRTGGTTPVDILGSAVFKNGKMVDEINTEETLLINAFNGISAQGKIEVMNKATVQIISSSLSHKTSVRNGVPYLNSKLKLKVTLLDTKGDPSVEEIKNEVQTLLCKRVKKFFAQVQQDQADVLGIGQLFRTKLSRPELAHWREEYYPRMELNLSVHTDIQNLGNLRTTE, from the coding sequence ATGCCTCAACTTCAACCTATAGTCCTTTGGCGAACCGCGGTGATGCTGGCTAGTCTGCTCCTGCTCGCGGGCTGTTGGGACAATAAAGATATCAATCACCGTTCCTTGCCCATCGTGATGGGCGTTTCCATGGAAAACAACCAGTTTAATGTTTATCTAGATATTCCTACTATATCGGCAGAAGGCGGGGGAATGAAAGTGGTGAAAGGCACCGGGAATACCATCAGTGAAATCATCGACGATCTTAGCGCCGATATCGAAAGCCAGGTGGACCTGCTTCATTTAAAAATCATTGTCGTCGACAAGAAATACGCCCAAAAAGGGCTTAAAGACAGCATCTATACCTTTATGCGTTCCAGAGACATCTCCGCCAAAACGATCTTGATCGTTTCCAATGAAGATTTGGACACCTTCTTCAAGGATTTGAACGATTTTTCTCAAGATGAGGAGATCACCCTGTACAACTATTTTCAAAAAAATGCCGGCTGGAATCCGCAGATCACGGATACACGTATATGGCAGGTCTTCAGAAGTATCAACTCCTACACCCATGACGTCGTTGCTCCTTTGGTGAGAACCGGAGGCACAACCCCTGTTGATATTTTAGGTTCTGCGGTGTTCAAAAACGGGAAAATGGTTGACGAAATCAATACGGAAGAAACCTTGCTGATCAATGCTTTTAACGGAATAAGCGCCCAAGGAAAAATTGAGGTAATGAACAAGGCGACCGTTCAAATCATTAGCAGCTCGCTCTCCCATAAGACCTCTGTGCGAAACGGAGTTCCTTATCTCAACTCTAAATTAAAACTGAAAGTAACGCTTCTGGACACGAAAGGAGACCCTTCCGTTGAAGAAATTAAAAATGAGGTCCAGACTCTCCTTTGTAAACGGGTCAAGAAGTTCTTTGCACAAGTCCAACAGGACCAAGCCGATGTATTGGGAATAGGCCAGTTGTTTCGCACCAAGTTATCGAGACCTGAACTGGCCCATTGGAGGGAAGAATATTATCCGCGTATGGAGCTTAACCTTTCCGTTCACACGGATATTCAGAATCTGGGCAATTTGCGTACTACCGAATAA